The DNA segment GACCTAACGTCGGCAATGGATAAAATGCAAGCATTTCTCAAAAGAGGATTTTCAGGCCTTTCTGACAGGAATGTTTCTCACGATACGGCACATGACGTGGCGATCGGGTTCTACGCGGAAAGCAGGAGGCCTTCATGACATCCCAAATTCTCGTCATCGATGACGATCCGGTCCAGCGCCGGCTGCTGACGAACATGATCGAGCGGCTCGGTCACATCGCCCATCTCGCCGATAACGGACGCAGCGGTCTGGAATTGCTGGAGCGCAAGCGCGGGCTGATCAGCGTTATCCTTCTCGATCTGATGATGCCTGAAATGAACGGCCATGGTTTTCTCGAGGCCATCGCCGAGCGCGGCATCGATACGCCCGTGATCGTGCAGACAGGGCAGGGTGGCATCGAGACGGTGGTTCTCGCCATGCAGGCCGGCGCCTTCGATTTCGTGGTCAAGCCGGTCTCGCCCGAGCGGCTTTCCGTTGCCATTACCAATGCCTTGAAGATGGATCATCGCGAGGGCAAGAGTGGGCGCGCGCCAAAACGGTCACGCAGCGGCACCGTCGGGTTCGACGATATCGTCTCGGCAAGTCCTGCAATGATCCGGGTGCTCGACCTGGCGCGCCGCGCGGCGCAGTCCAATATTCCGATCGTCCTCGAAGGCGAATCCGGCGTCGGCAAGGAAATGGTCGCCCGGGCCATCCAGCATGCCAGCGAGCGCGCCAGCAAACCGTTTATCACGGTCAATTGTGGGGCCATCCCGCACAATCTGGTGGAGAGCATTCTCTTTGGCCATGAAAAGGGTGCCTTTACCGGCGCCACTGAAAAACATTCCGGCAAATTTGCCGATGCCGATGGCGGCACGCTGTTCCTGGATGAGATCGGCGACCTGCCGCTTGAAGTTCAGGTGAAGCTGCTGCGCGCCGTGCAGCAGGGCGAGATCGAAACGATCGGCGCCCGCCATCCGCAAAAGGTCAATGTCCGGCTAATCTCGGCCACCAATAAGGACCTCATCAATGAAGTCCGGGAGGGCCGCTTCCGCGAGGATCTCTATTACCGGCTGAACGTGTTTCCGATCGCCATGCCGGCGCTGCGCAAGCGCAAGGAGGATATTCCGGTTCTCGTTCGCACTTTCGTCGAGCGTTTCGCGCTGGAGCAGCGGCTCGCATCGCCGCTTTCGGTTTCCAGCGGCGCAATGGCGCTTCTGACGGCCTATGACTGGCCGGGCAATATCCGCCAGCTGGAAAATGCCATCTTCCGGGCGGTCGTTCTGGCAGAGGGGAGCGAACTGACGGTCAAGGATTTCCCGCAGATCGCCACACAGATCCCCGGCTATGTCGTTGCCGAAAAGTCGGGCTTCACCTGGGAGGAGACGGGGCCTGCCAAGGGCGCGGTTGCGGACGCCAATTATCTGCCGCCGGTCTATCCGCATTTCAGCGCTGCCGAGAAGGCCGATCCGCGCAGTGCTGCGCCGGATCAGCACTCTGAAAACGCGATTGCCAGCGTCGATGACGGCGGCAATGTGCGAAAGCTCGCCGATGTGGAAGAGGAACTGATTCGGTTTGCGCTGAAATTCTACCGGGGTCAGATGAGCCAGGTGGCGCGCAAGCTTGGCATCGGGCGCTCGACATTGTACCGTAAACTCAAGGATTACGGCATCAACCCGGACGATCCGTTCAGCGAGGCCGCGTAAAACGAGGGATAACAATCCCTAACGTTCCGTCGCATTTGGATGTTGTCGTTTAGACCTTGTTAGTGAACCATTCACTATATTATAAGGATAAGCGATGACTGTGGCATATTTGCCATGCTGTCACCGCAATTGACAGTCATCTGATCAGCCACGGGACGTATTGTCCTTCGGACGGGGATTGAGTTTGCAAAATTTGTTCGGATTCAAGAAGCCTAACGGCTCCGTGATAGCCCGCTTTTGCGCCGCGGTTGCCCGTAAGGTGCCGCGTGTTCTCGCATCGCTTCTGATCACAGCGTCCATGGTCACGCCTGGCTTTGCGCCGCCTGTCGAGGCAGCAGGCCAGACGCGCACGCTCAAGCTTTATTTCATCCACACCCAGGAAAAAGCGTCGATCACCTTCAAGCGCAATGGCCGATACGATGCCAAGGGCCTGCAGGAGATCAACCGCTTCCTGCGCGACTGGCGCCGCAATGAGCCGACGAAGATGGATCCCCATCTTCTCGACCTCGTCTGGGAAGTCTACCAGAAGAGCGGATCGCGCGATTATATCCACGTCGTCTCCGCCTACCGTTCGCCGGCCACCAACGGCATGCTGCGGTCGCGCTCCAAGGGCGTTGCCAAGAAAAGCCAGCATATGCTCGGCAAGGCGATGGATTTCTACCTGCCCGACGTCAAGTTGAAGACCCTTCGCGAAATCGGCATGAAGTTCCAGGTCGGCGGCGTCGGCTTTTATCCAACATCCGGCTCGCCGTTCGTGCATATGGATGTCGGCGGCGTTCGCGCCTGGCCGCGCATGACCCGCAACGAACTCGTCCGGCTGTTCCCGGACGGCAAGACATTGCACGTGCCGGCCGACGGCAAGCCGTTGCCGGGCTATGAACTGGCCGTTGCGGACTACAAGCGCCGTGTGGGTGCCAGCGCGTTCGAAGTGGCCGGTGGCGGAACCAAGGGTGCGGGCGACAAGGACACCACCAAGCGCAAGGGCACTCTGTTTGCCATGCTCTTCGGCGCCGGCGGCGACGAGGATGAAGAACCCAATGCAATCGCCAGCGCTGCTGATGCGGAAGGCTCTGACGAGCAGCCCGCTGCAAAGGCTAAGGTTACGCAGGTTGCTGCCGCAGAACAGCCCCTGCCTGGCGTTGATAATTCCGTTGCCGCCGCCGCCGAGCAGCAGCAGAAGATTGCAGCTCCCGTTCCCGGCGTAAGGCCAGCCTTTAGGGATGCCGATGCCGGCATTCAGACGGCGCTGGTTGCGCCCGCCAAGGAAACCGCGCAGGAGGCCTGGGCTGCCGCCCTGCCGGCGCCGGCCGAGACGCCCCAAAGCGAATATGCCGACCTGACCACCTACAAGATTCCGGTGCCGCAGATGCTGGGCAAACGTGGATCGAACGGCGACGCCGGAACCGACACGCTGATGGCGTCGACCGATCCGAATGCGGCGGTTCTGCCTGAAGATGTCGCAGCGCTCGGTTTTGTCCCGGTTCCCGGGTCGCGTCCTGCGGGCGAAGAAGCGCTGATGGCCGTAGCCGACGCCAATGTTGCCGTTCCCTCCTTTGCCGAACGGGTACAGCCGCAGGCCGTTGCCCTGGCGCAAAAGCCCGTGGAAGCCGTAGCCGAGGCGCAGACGCGGGTTGCCCAGACACCGGTTGCCCAAACACCGGTTGTTCAGACACGGGTTGCCTTGGCGACGCCGACGCAGAAGGAACAGCCGGTCGAGATGGCCGCGTTCGTGCCGCAACCGTCTGCTGCCGCGCGCGGCGCCGTGTTTGACAATGCATTCGACCCCAATGCCGAAGCGCCAGCCAAGGGCAAGCGCCCGAAGAAGCAGGAAGCCGACGCTGCGACCCGCTCTTCCGTGCGCACCGAGCCGAAGCTAACCCAGCAGATCATTTCCTCCTGGGCGCTGAGCAATGGCCGCATGGCGACGCTTTCCAAGCCGGTCAAGGCACCGCGCTTTGTCAGCAAGTCGTTGCGCGCGTCCCCGACGACGGTCTATTCGGCTGGCTTCTCGAACGAAGCCGTGACGGCTGACACGGCCCGTTTTAGCGGCTCCGCCGTCAACTTCCTGGAAGTGAAGAAGTTCAGCACCAACTGAGATGGTGGTTGAAAACAGAGCGAGCCCGCTGGCGATGGCGGGCTTTTTTGTATTCTGATCGCACAGTATCGACGTGCCGCATCACGCAAATGTGCGACTGCGGTGCGGATTGCCGGCTGTTTCCCTGACCTTGAGGCGTGGCAAAAGCGCTTTCGCCTTCCTATATTCCCGTCATCTCTTTCGTTTGCCCGCGCGTTTATCGCTCGCTGTTGTTTCTGTGTTGCGTGCTACGCATGCGCCGGAAGGCTGGAAAGAGATGATCCCGTTTGAAGCGGATAAGGAGTATGCGAATGCCGAACTATAGCAAGACCCCGGAAGCGATTGCGAAATTGACTGCGGAGCAGTACCGCGTCACGCAGGAAAACGGCACGGAACGGCCTGGTACGGGGCAATATAACGACAACAAGAAGCCGGGCGTCTATGTCGATATCGTTTCGGGAGAGCCGCTGTTTGCGTCCTCCGACAAGTACGAATCCGGCTGCGGCTGGCCGAGCTTTACCAAGCCGATCGAGCCGGCCCATGTTGCCGAGTTACACGATGCATCGCATGGCATGACCAGGATTGAGGTTCGATCGGCCCATGGCGACAGTCATCTCGGCCACGTCTTCAACGACGGCCCGCGCGATCGCGGTGGTTTGCGCTATTGCATCAACTCGGCTTCGCTGCGTTTTGTCCCGCGCGACAAGATGGAAGCGGAAGGTTATGGTGATTATCTCGCACAGGTGGAGGATATCTGATGACGACCGAACACGCAGTATTGGCCGGTGGCTGCTTCTGGGGCATGCAGGACCTCATCCGCCGTTATGACGGCGTCCTGTCGACGCGGGTCGGTTATACCGGCGGCGACGTCGAAAATGCGACCTATCGCAACCATGGCAACCATGCCGAGGCGATCGAAATTGCCTTCGATCCCGCAAAGATCAGCTATCGCGAGCTCCTGGAATTCTTCTTCCAGATCCATGATCCGTCGACAGCCAACCGCCAGGGCAATGACAGAGGCCCAAGCTACCGCTCGGCCATCTACTATACCAGCGACGCGCAAAAACAGGTTGCCCTGGAAACCATCGCCGATGTCGATGCCTCCGGGCTCTGGCCGGGAAAGGTGGTGACGGAAGTCGAACCCGCGAGCGCTTTCTGGGAAGCCGAGCCTGAGCATCAGGATTATCTGGAGCGGATTCCCAACGGCTATACCTGCCATTTCATCCGCCCGGGCTGGAAGCTGCCGCGCCGCGGCAAGGGCAGTGAAGCGGCTGCCTGAGGCAGGTCGCATGTCTTGAATTGAAAAAGGCCGGTCGCGTGACCGGCCTTTTTTGATGGCGAACAGATACCGGTCAATTGCTCGCCCGGCCTCATCCGTCATGCAGGGCGTTATTCTGCGTCCGGGGCTTCGATCATGCCGAGGGCTGCGAGATAGGTGTCGAGGATGGCTTCCTGTTCCATGCGCTCGTCCTTGTCCTGCTTGCGGATCGCGATGACCTTTTTCAGGATCTTCGTGTCGAAGCCGGTGCCCTTTGCTTCGCCATACACATCCTTGATGTCGTCGGCGATGGTCTTCTTTTCTTCTTCCAGCCGCTCAATGCGCTCGATGAACGAACGAAGCTGGTCGCGTGCGACGCCGTGG comes from the Pararhizobium qamdonense genome and includes:
- a CDS encoding sigma-54-dependent transcriptional regulator, whose translation is MTSQILVIDDDPVQRRLLTNMIERLGHIAHLADNGRSGLELLERKRGLISVILLDLMMPEMNGHGFLEAIAERGIDTPVIVQTGQGGIETVVLAMQAGAFDFVVKPVSPERLSVAITNALKMDHREGKSGRAPKRSRSGTVGFDDIVSASPAMIRVLDLARRAAQSNIPIVLEGESGVGKEMVARAIQHASERASKPFITVNCGAIPHNLVESILFGHEKGAFTGATEKHSGKFADADGGTLFLDEIGDLPLEVQVKLLRAVQQGEIETIGARHPQKVNVRLISATNKDLINEVREGRFREDLYYRLNVFPIAMPALRKRKEDIPVLVRTFVERFALEQRLASPLSVSSGAMALLTAYDWPGNIRQLENAIFRAVVLAEGSELTVKDFPQIATQIPGYVVAEKSGFTWEETGPAKGAVADANYLPPVYPHFSAAEKADPRSAAPDQHSENAIASVDDGGNVRKLADVEEELIRFALKFYRGQMSQVARKLGIGRSTLYRKLKDYGINPDDPFSEAA
- a CDS encoding DUF882 domain-containing protein — translated: MQNLFGFKKPNGSVIARFCAAVARKVPRVLASLLITASMVTPGFAPPVEAAGQTRTLKLYFIHTQEKASITFKRNGRYDAKGLQEINRFLRDWRRNEPTKMDPHLLDLVWEVYQKSGSRDYIHVVSAYRSPATNGMLRSRSKGVAKKSQHMLGKAMDFYLPDVKLKTLREIGMKFQVGGVGFYPTSGSPFVHMDVGGVRAWPRMTRNELVRLFPDGKTLHVPADGKPLPGYELAVADYKRRVGASAFEVAGGGTKGAGDKDTTKRKGTLFAMLFGAGGDEDEEPNAIASAADAEGSDEQPAAKAKVTQVAAAEQPLPGVDNSVAAAAEQQQKIAAPVPGVRPAFRDADAGIQTALVAPAKETAQEAWAAALPAPAETPQSEYADLTTYKIPVPQMLGKRGSNGDAGTDTLMASTDPNAAVLPEDVAALGFVPVPGSRPAGEEALMAVADANVAVPSFAERVQPQAVALAQKPVEAVAEAQTRVAQTPVAQTPVVQTRVALATPTQKEQPVEMAAFVPQPSAAARGAVFDNAFDPNAEAPAKGKRPKKQEADAATRSSVRTEPKLTQQIISSWALSNGRMATLSKPVKAPRFVSKSLRASPTTVYSAGFSNEAVTADTARFSGSAVNFLEVKKFSTN
- the msrB gene encoding peptide-methionine (R)-S-oxide reductase MsrB, with amino-acid sequence MPNYSKTPEAIAKLTAEQYRVTQENGTERPGTGQYNDNKKPGVYVDIVSGEPLFASSDKYESGCGWPSFTKPIEPAHVAELHDASHGMTRIEVRSAHGDSHLGHVFNDGPRDRGGLRYCINSASLRFVPRDKMEAEGYGDYLAQVEDI
- the msrA gene encoding peptide-methionine (S)-S-oxide reductase MsrA, with the translated sequence MTTEHAVLAGGCFWGMQDLIRRYDGVLSTRVGYTGGDVENATYRNHGNHAEAIEIAFDPAKISYRELLEFFFQIHDPSTANRQGNDRGPSYRSAIYYTSDAQKQVALETIADVDASGLWPGKVVTEVEPASAFWEAEPEHQDYLERIPNGYTCHFIRPGWKLPRRGKGSEAAA
- a CDS encoding DUF2312 domain-containing protein; amino-acid sequence: MSDAHGVARDQLRSFIERIERLEEEKKTIADDIKDVYGEAKGTGFDTKILKKVIAIRKQDKDERMEQEAILDTYLAALGMIEAPDAE